Proteins co-encoded in one Salvia splendens isolate huo1 chromosome 4, SspV2, whole genome shotgun sequence genomic window:
- the LOC121800345 gene encoding probable LRR receptor-like serine/threonine-protein kinase RPK1 yields MGKTMSMDVKHGEKRMVGEVREGLVNNQVDNSTGGSRDTSSKHKLDGIVALPILRGIAAVADMGMKVSLLSAAVDLLFLCILSSVYAQSSDERMALLGLKRSFSDPQGILDSWNAGSSDHCSWFGVSCSSDFRVTRLEIRGNIYSSHPCSIESESAMHGIRITRNCSGWSVASGTLGGRLSAVIGKLTKLRVLSLRYNGIGGEIPSEIWGLTNLQVLDLEGNDFLGRFSDFEFFALRDLRVLNLAYNRVFGRFPPSLSECRGLRILNIAGNGIMGVIPDFLMGFGKLRVINFSFNRLVGYIPSTLGYDCAYLEHLDLSHNFLKGKIPRALEKCSLLRTILLSSNALRGAIPNELGKLRNLEVLNVARNGLSGPLPANLGNCTRLSVLVLTGHFNALRVKSNPRGRVPYRSSDAALGHDNDYNSFKGTIPEDITTLPKLEILWAPGAGFEGHFPRNWSRCKSMMAVNLARNHLKGNDHRLRNFIVASVISGFVAVALILIALICYSRRKKKPVTTTAIEIPASTESEKVILFSDVGVDLTFDDIVEATDNFNIRKCIGSGGFGKTYHAQIASGRNVAVKRLTAERHRGAGQFHAEVSTLSQIRHPNLITLLGYYACAPEMMLIYNYLPGGNLDQFIRDRTRRAFDYAMLHKIALHIASALCYLHNQRILHRDIKPSNILLDGNCNAYLADFGLSKILEGAESHAMTRVAGTYGYISPEYALTGVVSDRADVFSYGVVLLELMSEKRVLDPSFYLHQNGFNIVSWACMLLEQGQVKEVFADGLWDAGPHDKLVKLLYVAVMCTVESVTERPAIRQVVDQLQQIEPCSD; encoded by the exons ATGGGGAAGACCATGAGCATGGATGTGAAACATGGAGAGAAGAGAATGGTTGGTGAAGTTCGAGAGGGTCTCGTAAATAACCAAGTTGACAACAGTACAGGAGGATCGAGGGATACTAGTTCCAAACACAAATTAGATGGAATAGTTGCTTTGCCAAT aTTGAGAGGAATAGCGGCGGTGGCAGACATGGGGATGAAGGTTTCTCTGCTTTCTGCTGCAGTTGATCTGCTTTTTCTGTGCATTCTGTCGTCAGTTTATGCACAATCTTCTGATGAAAGAATGGCACTTCTTGGATTGAAGAGATCCTTTTCTGATCCTCAAGGGATTCTCGACAGCTGGAATGCCGGTAGCTCCGACCACTGCTCGTGGTTCGGAGTTTCCTGCAGTTCCGATTTCAGAGTTACTAGGCTGGAAATCAGAGGTAATATCTATAGCTCTCATCCTTGCTCTATCGAGTCGGAATCGGCGATGCATGGTATTAGAATCACGAGAAACTGCTCGGGTTGGTCTGTGGCTAGTGGGACTCTAGGGGGAAGATTATCGGCTGTTATAGGAAAGTTGACGAAACTTAGGGTTCTATCGCTTCGTTATAATGGAATTGGTGGTGAGATTCCTTCTGAGATATGGGGATTGACAAATCTTCAAGTGCTTGATCTTGAAGGGAATGACTTTCTTGGTCGTTTCTCGGATTTTGAATTCTTCGCTTTGAGGGATTTAAGGGTTCTTAATCTTGCGTATAACAGGGTTTTTGGGAGGTTTCCACCTTCTCTGTCGGAATGTAGGGGCTTACGGATTTTGAATATAGCGGGAAATGGAATCATGGGCGTCATCCCCGATTTTCTCATGGGGTTTGGGAAGTTGAGAGTTATAAATTTTTCGTTTAACCGGTTGGTTGGCTACATTCCAAGTACTCTTGGATACGATTGTGCGTATCTCGAGCATTTGGATCTGTCACATAACTTCCTAAAAGGGAAAATTCCACGTGCTTTAGAGAAGTGCAGCCTTTTGAGGACAATTTTGCTATCGTCAAATGCACTACGTGGCGCTATCCCTAACGAGCTTGGGAAACTTCGAAATCTTGAAGTTTTAAATGTGGCAAGAAATGGATTAAGTGGGCCTCTCCCTGCAAATCTAGGGAATTGTACTCGTTTGTCGGTTCTTGTCCTCACGGGTCACTTCAATGCTCTTCGCGTGAAGAGTAATCCACGTGGCAGAGTGCCTTATAGATCTTCCGATGCAGCTTTGGGTCATGATAATGATTATAACTCCTTCAAAGGTACCATTCCTGAAGATATAACAACACTTCCAAAACTCGAGATTTTATGGGCTCCGGGCGCAGGCTTCGAAGGCCACTTTCCGAGAAATTGGAGCCGTTGTAAAAGTATGATGGCGGTAAACCTAGCTCGGAACCA TTTGAAGGGCAATGATCATCGACTACGTAACTTTATCGTGGCATCTGTGATATCTGGTTTCGTTGCAGTGGCTTTGATTTTGATAGCTCTGATCTGTTACAGCAGAAGGAAGAAGAAGCCGGTGACAACAACTGCGATTGAGATTCCAGCCTCGACTGAGTCAGAGAAAGTCATCCTCTTCAGTGACGTAGGCGTGGATCTGACCTTTGATGACATAGTCGAGGCAACGGATAATTTCAACATAAGAAAATGCATTGGAAGCGGCGGATTTGGCAAGACCTACCACGCACAAATAGCTTCGGGGAGAAATGTGGCGGTCAAGAGGCTGACTGCGGAGAGGCACCGAGGCGCGGGGCAGTtccacgccgaggtgagcaCGTTAAGCCAAATTAGGCACCCTAATCTCATCACGCTCTTGGGCTATTACGCGTGTGCACCGGAGATGATGTTGATATATAACTATCTGCCCGGAGGGAATCTCGACCAGTTCATCAGGGATCGCACGAGGAGAGCCTTCGACTACGCGATGCTGCACAAGATCGCACTCCACATCGCCTCCGCGCTCTGCTACCTGCACAACCAGCGCATCCTGCACCGAGATATCAAGCCTAGCAACATCCTGTTGGATGGCAACTGCAACGCATATCTGGCGGACTTTGGACTCAGCAAGATACTCGAGGGTGCTGAGAGCCATGCCATGACGCGCGTGGCTGGGACCTACGGGTACATATCTCCTGAGTACGCGCTGACAGGGGTGGTCTCGGACAGGGCGGACGTGTTCAGCTATGGCGTGGTGCTTCTGGAGCTCATGTCGGAGAAGCGGGTGCTCGACCCCTCGTTCTACTTGCACCAAAATGGATTCAACATCGTGTCGTGGGCGTGTATGCTGCTCGAGCAGGGTCAGGTGAAGGAGGTGTTTGCGGACGGCCTGTGGGACGCAGGACCACATGACAAACTGGTGAAATTGCTGTACGTGGCCGTGATGTGCACCGTCGAGTCTGTTACGGAGCGGCCGGCAATTAGGCAGGTGGTGGACCAGTTGCAGCAGATTGAGCCTTGTAGTGATTGA
- the LOC121800344 gene encoding uncharacterized protein LOC121800344 — protein sequence MENRFSEASTDLLSCMACLDPKNDFAAFNVHKLVHLATLYPKDFTSTQHTELFKQLETFVDVVRRDAQLNGIEDLASLSQKIVETKKDKVFLLVFRLIELVLILPIVTASVERVFSEMKFVKTDLRNRMGDEWLNDSLVVYNERSIFASVSNERILKRFQDMDTRKNQLSRLTDARAT from the coding sequence ATGGAAAATCGTTTCTCTGAGGCATCCACAGACTTGCTAAGTTGTATGGCATGCCTCGATCCAAAAAATGATTTCGCTGCTTTTAATGTTCATAAGCTTGTTCATCTTGCTACTCTTTACCCAAAGGATTTCACATCGACTCAACATACTGAATTGTTTAAACAACTTGAAACTTTTGTTGATGTTGTGAGAAGAGATGCACAATTGAATGGTATTGAAGATTTGGCTAGCCTATCTCAGAAGATTGTTGAAACCAAGAAAGATAAAGTTTTTCTGTTGGTCTTTCGTCTGATTGAGTTGGTATTGATCTTACCTATAGTGACTGCATCTGTTGAAAGAGTATTTTCagaaatgaaatttgtcaaGACTGACTTGCGGAATAGGATGGGAGATGAGTGGTTGAATGACAGTTTGGTAGTATACAATGAAAGATCCATCTTTGCTAGTGTTTCTAATGAAAGAATCTTGAAACGTTTTCAAGATATGGATACCCGTAAAAATCAGTTGTCTCGGTTAACAGATGCTAGAGCTACTTGA